CGTCCCCGTCCCGGAAGATCTGCGCGACATCATAGAAGTGGACTTTACCCCGCCCGGACGCATGTCGGCGGGGACCACGACGAGTTTTACCGTCACGTTCTGCCCGAAAAAGAACGCAGATGTCATCTCAAAAATCTCCATTTTGGCGCCAACGGGTCCCGAAGAGTTCCCCCTGCGGTGCTCCACCAAGAAAACCGTCTTGACATTCTCCCCCCCGCTAGTCGACGTCCAAGACTTCATAGCAAACGCCCGAGAAGACAGCTCCAGcacagaggcagacgccCCGAACGAAGCGACGCACACAGACGCCACGCCACTCGCTTCTGGTAGGCATAACGCATGTCCGAGTTTCGCTTCTGCTGGCCTCATCGTCGTCTGCACGTCTCCTTAAACTCGCCATGGAACCTCGTTCAAACTCGCCTCCAGTATCGATATAGATACAGCGATTTGTTTATACACATGTTGGTTTGCGTGCCTGCAGTTGCCTGTATATTTGCAGTGAGTCCCctcagatatatatatatatatatatacatacatacatatacatgaaCCGGTAATTAGGTACGTAAATAGGCTTGTGCACGCTTTCtgtgttcttcttctttctggaTTGTGTGTGAGAAAcccgaggaggcgagcgccTGGCTCAGCGCTACTGGACTGATCCCAGATGTCTAAACTTGCGTCTGTTTGTAAAACCTCTCTGACGCTCGATGCACCCACAGGCACACGAGCGCGACAGTGCCGCAGCGGAAGCCTGCCTCATGTTCCCCCTCATGGAGCGTCCTGTCGCGAgtctgttttctgcctcgcttttcgcTAGATGCCTGAGGCGTGTGCATTCCGCGTGGTTCGCAGAGCTGCGGCCGCAGGGCCTCGAGCGTCACGGGAGCAGCGCAACTTCCTTTTCTCGGCCTgcagacggagaggccgaggggCTCGAGAGAATGCTCGCTTTGGACATGGGGGAATTGCAGCTGGGCGCAGTCGGGACGTGTTCGCTGCGCATTCGAAACGAAGGAGCCCTGGCGTCAGAGTATCTGCTACTGCCTCTCGTGTGCAACGTCTCCAGtctgtcctttcctctctcacgACCCTCCGAGGACTCGCCCGTTCTCCCAGGCACGGACGACGCCTTGCCGAGCACTCTGTTGcccggcgaggccgagagtgCGGCCgagccgcctctctcggcttctgggCCTGCTCTCGCGTCCCAGACAGGCGGCAAGACTGGATCCGACGCGACAcaacggaaaggagacgaaggcgagagaagcagggACACGACCGGTTACGCGGCCTCGCCTGCTGCCTTCTCGGAGCCGTTCCAGGACACCCTCGAGGCTGTGGAAATGGTGTCGGCCGACAAACTGGTGACGGGCGCCTCTTTCAACGAAGGCCAGCGACTCGCAGACATCCCGGGGCTTTTGAATCTCCTAAACCAGTGGACGTATGAGCCTATGAATCTCCAGCATTTGGTGCTTGAGAACGCgatttcctctttcgccccGAGAAAGATGACGGCCATCCGCTTCAGCTACGCCCCTTTCGAGCCCGGCGACTTCtacgcgctcttcctcctcaaGACGCGCAATCCGCTCGtaagaaaaaaggcagagaagagataGGAACAGGGggagaaaagccgagagaaggagaaacacgaCGAACGGGAGATCGAAGGAAATGGAAAAGTTGAAGTGGCTTATCTGCAGCCCGGCGCGTTGTGGCCATGTCGACGGGCACCTCCCATCTCCTCAGTGAACATTCCTGCATTTTTGggtcgcgtcttctctcccttttctctgctctcgcctttGTTCTCTCCGCGTGTCCACCTTGCTCTCTCTAGATCGGTCTGTTTGTCTGACGTCCTCCCGCCTCGTTCCCTGTGTTGCCCTCTCCCGgttgtctctgcctgtcttgCCGTTCTGCCTGTACGCGtgcgtcggcgtctcgctttccctctctcccgctcctcccCCAAGGTCCCTTCGTTGTTTCCTTGGTTCTCCGAATTGCTGTGCTTTGCGGTCGTCTCTGGCGCTGAAAAGgagtttcctctccctcgccctcctctgcTCTGTCCCTCTTACCCCCTCCCCGCCGtttgcttctcctcgctcgaaACCGTGCAGGTCCGCGACCGCCTCGTAGCGGTGCAATGTCGCTGTCTGCCGCCTCCCATCTCGGTCGAATCCGCGCAGTACGACTTTGGAGTCTGCATCGTTGGGAACACGTACTCCCAGCAGCTCTCGTTCCACAATTCCCAGAACTCGACGATGAAGGTCTGGGTCACTTCGCCCTCGCTGGGATCCGAAGGCGAGCTCTGCCTCGAGCCTCGTTCTTCGTTCATCCAGGCGCACCAACGCTTAACCGTCACAGCGACGTTCCGTCCCAAGGAAGAATTCTTCGACAGATTCCCGCAGTACGTCCAAGAGCTCGACGCCGACGTCCGGCGGAAACACCCAGgctccctcgccttcgccatTCTCGTCCGTGTCGAAGGCGCAGACCAAGTCCTGCCGGTGGAAACAAGGCTAACCGGTGAGGCCGAAACATGCTGCAAGAAAGAatgcgaagcgaagaaagagaaagagaaaaagaaaaagaacgagagaacgcgaaagagggagggaaagagggatAAGGGAAGGGAGCGAAAGAgtgagagaggggaagaatgAGGGAAcaggcgcgagcgaggcgcgtTCCCTCCTGTTTCGCAGACAGGTCGACGGGGCCCCTCGAGTTCGTGACTGCCGAGCCTCTGTTACTCGTATTTCGGGAACCTGCGCTTTTGCCAGCTgctcgtttctcgcgcgtccgCGTTTGTGTGCAGGCATGGTGACTCGGAAAGAGATTGTGGTTTCTCCTCCCACTCTGGATTTCGGGCCCTGCTGTGAAGGCTCCGCCGTCTCTACGCCCCTGGTGCTCTTCAACCCTTCTCTCCTGATCATGGAGTACGCCTTCTGTCGTCTTCACCAGGACATTGCGATTTACAACTCCTGCGATGCGGACAACCTGTGCCCGGATTCGTCCGTCGCATCTCTCAGctcatcctcttcctcctcgtcctctgcgtTCCCTGCTTTCCCTGCTTTCCCTGCCGCTGTGTCGCCTTCGAGTAAACATGCCCTGAGGTGGGTGGACGCCTTCGACAGCAAGGCGACGGGAACGCGTGCGTTGTCGAgcagtgtctgtacaccgggGCCCAGGTCGCCTTTTGCAGGTccgccgtccttctctcctgcgtttctctcggagCTCGAGGAGCAACACATCCTCCCGCAGAATCGCCTCACTCACATGCAGCGAGGCGAGTACGGGTACCTGCTTCCCGGCGAAATCCGGAAAGTTCTTGCCGTGTACAGCCCCAACAAGCACTCGCCGGAGAGCTCCAATTTCGGCGGGCTGCGGACTGATCCCTCCGACTCGGGTGTGCGTACAGACGCTTTCGTGCTCCGGACGCTAGTAGGCAGCCAGGctgcgctggagacgcggatTTCTTGGAAAGCTGCTCCGTCTTTGGCAAAAGTCTCCTTCACGCCTGCCGCGACTCTCCGCCTACCAGCGGTGCCCATCGAGGAATCGGTGTGTGGCACGCTCTACATGCGTCtgcttccctcgcgtttccccaaGGGGTTCCAAGCCACCAAGAAGCTTGCCTTTCTGGCTCCTACGTCTTCCTCGGGCCCcagctctgtttcttctcctcccctctcttctccctccctgAAGGTCACCTCAGAGCAAGCAGGAGCGGAacggcgcgaagaagcggcgagcTCCGATGCGACCCTGGGCCCTTATGCCTCCCCTGCTGTCAGGCCTTGCGGCCGAGGCAGGCTccgaacggagacagagaactcGCGGAAGAAGCCTTGCTCaccgccttcgctctcgcacGACGCGCAGGAGGAGAACGCCTGCTGTGGGGTTCTTTGGGTGGAggttctcgcgcctccgtttgctctcgccgccctccaGTTCAACCCAGcttgcttcgccctctctgcgAGAGAGCCGTCGCAAAAgatcgctgtctccttctcgcccgaCGGCGCCTACTTGCGGCGAACCGCGAAAAAACCATCGATCTCCCCGCAGGTTCCCGCGCGAAGCGAGGCTGACACTCTCGCCCGGTCCCCTGTGTTGGGAGGCACACAGATGGGGCGCGACCAGACTAGGGAAGAGGTCGGGATCTCTCCGGCTGCTGCCGGGCTGGGTCAGGCTGCGGCAGGCGAGAAACCCCGAGAGCATCCGAACGAGAAAGCCCCCAAAACGCTTACATTCGCTGTTGAGGCCAAGTCAGCGAGCAAGGAGATGCGCAACGACAGCGTGCCAGAgaccgcagagaaggaaaaagaagaagacgcagaagaagagggaaaagatgAAGAGCACCTAAAAGAAGTTCGCGAGTACGGAGGCGTCCGGTGGACATCGagtcttctcccctcgcctctcttggACAAGGAGGAAGGCGTTTGGGCCTCTGCCGGAGGGGACGTGAAACCGGAAGAAGGGCCTTTGGAGCGAAAGAAATCTCCAAATGCATGCGTCCATGCACAATGGATCATCCCCGTCAGATGCCGCGTCGCGAAAGGTAGCGCAGACGACgagttcttttctttccttcagGTGCGGCTGCCTGAACATCTCACCACAACAGACTAACGCCGAGACCGCCGCCTGCTTGAAGACAGCGGGAACAGGCATATCCATACACCAACGAACACATTCCGACCAAACATTTCTACAGATACCCCTATctgtgcatatacatatatatatatatatatatataaagtaTGCCGATATAGGTAGAGGCAGATGTCTATTCAACATGTAGTTTCACGTATTTCATGAAGTGTTTGTGTCTCAGTCTCCTCACATATTGCCAGGGCTTCGGGTTTGGCCCCCCTTGCAAAGAGACGTtagaagagcgaggcgttgttttttcctccgcccgctgtctctttctctccactctgtgtctcctctccaggtGTCGACCTGCGCAAcgcctgctctcctctcggcctcgcctgccgTGCTGGACTTTGGAGACGTCACCGTGGGGGCTGAGGCTCGGCTGCGATGCAGCTTGGCCTCTACGCCGGCCCTGGCTAgcgcctccgcttcgccgtccCGGCATTCCGGGTCTTCCGCGGCACCTGCTGTTTTTCTGAGAGCTGAGGaactgcctttctcttcctgcttcgaGCTCGTCAGCCCGCTGCGTCCACTCCATCCTGAGAAACCGCtcactctctctgtggcCTTTCACCCCAGGGCGCCGCAGGTACatggagacgcgaaggcgtgcaaagggaaagaaagagggaactCGAGTCTGCACGCACCACGCGACAAGCACGCAAGTTTCTCGTTGGCGAGCGCCGAGCCCTCGGCTCGAAACGACCCTGAGGGCTCAACACATGCGGCGATCGGCGACACCTCCGCTTCCGCGAAGCCTTTTACAGAAATAAAGAAATGCACAACTCTACACATATGCGTTTCTGTGCACAGAGATATAAACACGGCGAGATCCACATAGATATGTCCCGGACCTATATTTACATGCATACAGGCTTATGAATCCGTATGGATGGATGTTTCCATGTAAAGGGACAAGTCTAGATCTATGCATGTGCAGGTGAATGGATGCATAGTTGTTCCTTTAAATGAAGAAGGAGGAGTTTGGAATGTTGTGTGTCTTTCCGTTGGTGTTTGTATGTGTCCGCCGCGGGGAGGGCCGGCGCTTCACGCGTTTGTCTTTCCGTTTCGGGTGAAAATGCTTCAGACTTATCGAGCGACACTTCGCCTCGTCGGGCCGCTTACACGGCAGTCTGTGGAACTTCGCGGTCGCGGCATCCGCGCGGAGTtggctgtctcgcctcctgaGCATGACCTCGACTTTGGAGCGGTTGTCGTGCCTCCTCGGTCCCCCGGAAGAGGTATGCTTGGGAGCGGAAAAAAAACGACAGGAAAAACACAAGTTCTCCTTCAGCTTGTCCCGGTCGCGAAAACGCACGCTCATCTCACATGCGTACATCCCAGTGGCAAAACcccccttctcgtctgcgtAGACCTCCAAGATGGggttctgtctttcttcccgaGATGGTGAGGCCGCGACTACGTCATCGACTCCGtttgctcgcctcttcctctacttcccttcctctcctttcctgtctcatcttttctctcactTTCTCACCTTTCCTGTCAGGCCAAGCGCTGCCTGcgagttcttctctctgcccgAGCTGGACGCAGCACATTTTGACGGTTCGCAAcccggcttcttcctgcgccATTCGTTTCCGCGtcgagtgtctgtacacctcgcACCCTGAAATCGAGACGTGCGGGGCCGGGAGGGCCTTggccgcgttttcctgctGGCCGCTCCACGGCGAGATTGCTCCGGAGGCCTCGCAGCAGttttgcttcgccttccggcCCACAAAGGCAGGTAACGCAAACTGGGAGAATCGGCAGAGCGCCCTgcaaaaaacgaggaacAGTGCCTCCCTCCTCGATCGCCTTCGTGGCAGTCCGTCAAAAACGCCATGCTTCGACGAACGCTGCCGACACCGAGAGAAGCTTCTCCGCGTTGTTTTggccttctcgtccctccCTGCCGCATCTGGTGCTTCAgtgctgtctcttttcgcctcttcaccGTTTGATGCGGTCTCTCCTGGTCCTTGTCCACTCGCCTTCTGCACTGCGTCGATGTCGTCTGAGTGCTACCTCTCGACATCGCTGCGGATCGCGAGTCTTTCGACTTGTTCgctgttttcctgtctctgcagaaGGCCTCCACACCGCGGTGTTTCGCCTGGTGTCCGGAAACGGCTCCCAGCGACCGCATTACCTTTACCTTCGAGGCCTTGCAGTGTCTCATCAGCTCTACGCCctccctcctgtctcgcctttccatCCTCCCTCTtggtcttctttcccttcttcagTGTCCCTCGCATCTTCTCGCCCGACCCTCTCTCCGGGgcccccttcttcttctacagaaaaggaaagccttctgtcttgtctccctcAGCCTCGCGGGTTGTGCGAGAGACCCGGACTTCTCGTGCTCTCTCGGATTCCCGTGGCAGGTGGCGAGGCATCCActtcgccgttcttccccctgccttcttcggccgcgccgcctgcttcctcgcctcgacCTGGTCCGGCTGTATCCGAGGCAACGTCGCcactctttccttccttcgtctctcctcttggaCAGGACTCGCAGAGAGGCCAAGGCGACCTCAGCAACTCTCTCGCTTCAGGCTGCTGCCGCAACGCCGTCTTTCACCTCCTCTTTGACGACGGCCCCGAATCTCCAGGCGAGCGAAAcgccctgcgtctctctcgcactTCTACTCCTCGCTTGActtctcctcgcccgtcttctcctcgcttgtcttctcctcgcttgtcttctcctcgcttgtcttctcctcgtccttcttctcggccaGCGTCTGCCTCCCTCTGTGCTGCGAGTCCGCGAGGTCTCTCGAAGGACGCGTCTTCTGGAAGCAAAAAGACTGTAGAGGAGAACGACGGCATTGAGAAGGGGAAATCCACGGGCGAGAGAACGGTTCGCTCCCCGCAGCCAGAGAAGCGTGAGTCTATGGAGAAGGCCTCGAGTGGTCCCGACAAGCACGGCCAGCTGCGGACCCGCGTGTTCCTCCTTGGCGCCGCTTGGGCGCCTGTCCCCGCGTCCGCTTCCACTGCTCAAGTcgcggggaaaggaaactCTGGCGATAAGGGTGACGCCAAAGGACAAGGCTCGGGGAACAAAGACGGATCTTCGCTCGAAACTCGCGCTGCGTATGcaccctcttctccctcgggaCTTGCAGTCGCTGCGTGCCcggttccttcttctctccatctttccagcgccgtctcttccctggcGACCGGCTCGGCTCCGGGAAAGGCCCCGCCGTTTGCTGAAGGGAAAGGGGAGCCTGTGGGCCAGTTTGAGTTCTCCATGGAAGGCGAATTCGCCGAgtgtttttctgtggaaCCCAGCCGCGGAAGCCTCGCAGCCGGCACGCAGCAGCCCGTGACTTTCTCCTTCAATCCTGTCTCGCGTGGTAAGGcccggagacggcgcacaCGTCCGGAATCAAACGCAGGGAcaagcgaaaagagagaagagagagaaaagaggagaaagagagcggggaACAGGAGCAGGATCAGAAGGGCTGAGAGGGTGTTGGAGGTACTGGGAGATACTCGAAGAAAAACGTCCGAAGCACTTTTGGAGcgtggaagaaggcgaaacgcgatTGCCGAAGCGAGACGGGGCAAAACCAATTAAAACCTCGCAGCGCTTATGCgtgaagaggggaaagacgaaCAAGCTTAAacaggaaggaagacggaaccagacagaagggaagagaggtaTTTCCCGCGGACAGCACGTAGACACAGGCCGCGAGTGTCTAGGTGTTCAGGCAGCCcatttttctgtttctgttccGTTCTCAAGGCGTCTgactcctctctccacgtttccttttcactccctcgcttttcgcAGCCTCCTCACGGACACGAGCAATTCTGCAGAGCGCCCCCCGCGTTGTCACTGCGGGGCAGTGGGTGTCGGCGAAGGCACGGGGCGTTCTCAAGGGAGGCTTCGTCCCGGCCACCTCGAGCGCAGCGGCTCAGCAAGAGTTCGAAATTCTTCTGAAGGCGTTTTGCCCGACTTTTCCTTCCTGAGAAGGACAACGCCTGTCGTTTCCGAAACGCCTCCAGAGAGCCGCGCGAGGCTCAACGGGCCCGTCCACCTATAGCGGCCGAGCGTGAACCGTCGGCAGGAACGCGCTAGAAAGAAACGCACCTCGTttcagagaagaaacggttTTCCCACGTGTCCTTCGATGCGACACAGCCAGAGGTCTCCACGTGTGTCTAGGCAAAGATCGTCTAGCTTTAGGGAAAAGCCTGAAAAACGATGCCCCTTTggtctcttttgtctcctttctcgcgtcaAGCTCGGTCCACGTAAAGCTCTCTTCAGAGACTTGAGTGCTCTGcattctccgtttttctgtgtcccCTGCGCTGGACCGATCGCCAAACCCTCGGCGGGTCAGCAGACATAACCAGGTTTGGCGGCAACAGCGGCTGCGAGAGTTCAAACACGTGTTCCCTCCATCACTCCGAAACGGCGACTGTTCAAGACAGGCAGTGCGTCTTATCTTTTTTAAACGAATCTACGAGCAAACTGAGACAGCACCTAAAAAACTCTGAAAATCCCGAGTCCAGAAAAGTTTCCACAGACTCCACACGGAGCGAAGGTCCACGTGAGCGCATGCGATCCAGCGGAAAACGTGCGAGAATTTCCCACGAGTTTTCTCCCTCTACGATGTGCGAGGCTGGTATGCCCGATGGAGGCgagcgctctctctctttgctcctcttctgccgtATCGCGCTGTCGCATCTCTCGCggttctgtttctcgccggAGGCAAAAGAGGCGCCTGTAGAAAAGCGAGTTCGCCTCTGCAGGAGTTGCCTGTCGAAGGCCCTCGTCAACCGCGGctgctttttcgtttccccgtctctcgtccATTTTTgcttccgtgtctcctctggagaGGTGTTGGTTTTCTCTTGTTCGACTGGCTGCATTTTCGGGGGAGTCCGCTCTGGATGCATGCTTGAATCTGCTCTGTCTGCCTTCCTGGGCGGTCTCATTCAACTGAGagacgcgtcttctttcgctcgcctctccccactcgttcgtcctctctgtcgaggctcacgcgtcttccttcgcttgtGGCGCGTCAGAGAAAAgttcgcgctctcgcgcttctcgccgcttcttcaTGAGGAATCGCCGCCACCTGTGCACACACCCAGACGCACGAGAGTCGAAAAACGCGCACGTccaacggaagaaaaaaaagaaaccggagaaaaacgacagagagaagagagagaaaagagtgtGAACTTCACTGACGACGTACGCGGGACCGAGGCACGTGGATCCTCGCACCTCAGCTGTACGCGGGCAGCGCCAGCAGGACGCAGCTGCTCTTTCCGCGACACACAGcgtggaaaagagaaacgcacgGAAAAAGCTTCGTCTTTCGTCCGCGGCACGCCCACGCTGCACGCCAGACGAAGCGCGGAAATGCAGTCTCCAGACCGTCAGATcaggagcgacagaaaaaaaacagacagaggaggCCGGGAAGGTGGGGCAAGCACCGAGAGACGGCACACAAAGTCGACCGACGAGAGGGACAAGTGTCGGcacaaaaacg
This sequence is a window from Neospora caninum Liverpool complete genome, chromosome V. Protein-coding genes within it:
- a CDS encoding Flagellar associated protein, related, which produces MEEGYHRKGHTVPGVNLTESNDYIERPHSPATQAVVHRAKCAVRSSSIPAMPGSGVSLSINEYRRRKEESLHVPVTRGILQHFLFRRRNTAEAERKQEEKRLMDRAKRLVRFKQSLDKAMSEVASCSEKNRKKQAEQQERQRTEALHLIGAGQNPAQVYKIREVESRVERKTQTLAQEQQRRKAILIERLADEDRWQETIEAHERQQRNSERRFEEEIGILRQREISNYLHKMTGVEDPSAVASTAAEGGNMIFASSLIRKTTGTTRASTRFPCSDGTGTDTLANDTRCSRFTFSDNDDKDLGNCASFARREKFQWKPKLSKFERQSLRRSLNAQKQNMLRGEVQKAAGKVHTGPSFRAKPEIIHFENFEPGQVYKKTIEVTNISMTFNTFRIVPVPEDLRDIIEVDFTPPGRMSAGTTTSFTVTFCPKKNADVISKISILAPTGPEEFPLRCSTKKTVLTFSPPLVDVQDFIANAREDSSSTEADAPNEATHTDATPLASELRPQGLERHGSSATSFSRPADGEAEGLERMLALDMGELQLGAVGTCSLRIRNEGALASEYLLLPLVCNVSSLSFPLSRPSEDSPVLPGTDDALPSTLLPGEAESAAEPPLSASGPALASQTGGKTGSDATQRKGDEGERSRDTTGYAASPAAFSEPFQDTLEAVEMVSADKLVTGASFNEGQRLADIPGLLNLLNQWTYEPMNLQHLVLENAISSFAPRKMTAIRFSYAPFEPGDFYALFLLKTRNPLVRDRLVAVQCRCLPPPISVESAQYDFGVCIVGNTYSQQLSFHNSQNSTMKVWVTSPSLGSEGELCLEPRSSFIQAHQRLTVTATFRPKEEFFDRFPQYVQELDADVRRKHPGSLAFAILVRVEGADQVLPVETRLTGMVTRKEIVVSPPTLDFGPCCEGSAVSTPLVLFNPSLLIMEYAFCRLHQDIAIYNSCDADNLCPDSSVASLSSSSSSSSSAFPAFPAFPAAVSPSSKHALRWVDAFDSKATGTRALSSSVCTPGPRSPFAGPPSFSPAFLSELEEQHILPQNRLTHMQRGEYGYLLPGEIRKVLAVYSPNKHSPESSNFGGLRTDPSDSGVRTDAFVLRTLVGSQAALETRISWKAAPSLAKVSFTPAATLRLPAVPIEESVCGTLYMRLLPSRFPKGFQATKKLAFLAPTSSSGPSSVSSPPLSSPSLKVTSEQAGAERREEAASSDATLGPYASPAVRPCGRGRLRTETENSRKKPCSPPSLSHDAQEENACCGVLWVEVLAPPFALAALQFNPACFALSAREPSQKIAVSFSPDGAYLRRTAKKPSISPQVPARSEADTLARSPVLGGTQMGRDQTREEVGISPAAAGLGQAAAGEKPREHPNEKAPKTLTFAVEAKSASKEMRNDSVPETAEKEKEEDAEEEGKDEEHLKEVREYGGVRWTSSLLPSPLLDKEEGVWASAGGDVKPEEGPLERKKSPNACVHAQWIIPVRCRVAKGSADDEFFSFLQVSTCATPALLSASPAVLDFGDVTVGAEARLRCSLASTPALASASASPSRHSGSSAAPAVFLRAEELPFSSCFELVSPLRPLHPEKPLTLSVAFHPRAPQTYRATLRLVGPLTRQSVELRGRGIRAELAVSPPEHDLDFGAVVVPPRSPGRGQALPASSSLCPSWTQHILTVRNPASSCAIRFRVECLYTSHPEIETCGAGRALAAFSCWPLHGEIAPEASQQFCFAFRPTKAEGLHTAVFRLVSGNGSQRPHYLYLRGLAVSHQLYALPPVSPFHPPSWSSFPSSVSLASSRPTLSPGPPSSSTEKESLLSCLPQPRGLCERPGLLVLSRIPVAGGEASTSPFFPLPSSAAPPASSPRPGPAVSEATSPLFPSFVSPLGQDSQRGQGDLSNSLASGCCRNAVFHLLFDDGPESPGERNALRLSRTSTPRLTSPRPSSPRLSSPRLSSPRLSSPRPSSRPASASLCAASPRGLSKDASSGSKKTVEENDGIEKGKSTGERTVRSPQPEKRESMEKASSGPDKHGQLRTRVFLLGAAWAPVPASASTAQVAGKGNSGDKGDAKGQGSGNKDGSSLETRAAYAPSSPSGLAVAACPVPSSLHLSSAVSSLATGSAPGKAPPFAEGKGEPVGQFEFSMEGEFAECFSVEPSRGSLAAGTQQPVTFSFNPVSRASSRTRAILQSAPRVVTAGQWVSAKARGVLKGGFVPATSSAAAQQEFEILLKAFCPTFPS